The genomic window TATCAACTTAAGACTACAAGGTAAACGTCCTTCAACCATTGATGCTTATGCCCGTGCAGTGCGTCGTATTACCGCCTTTTTTGATAAAACACCTGATACGTTAACCATGGCTGACTTAAAGCAATATTTCAACAGCCTCATTCAAACCCATTCTTGGAGCACTATTAAACTTGACCGTAACGGTTTGCAATTTTTTTACCGCTATACGCTCAATAAACAATGGGAGTGGCTTTCTATCGTCAAACCGCCGCAAGTAAAGCGCATCCCTGATATTTTAACGGTCAAGCAAGTCAGTGATGTGATTAATCAAACCAAGCAACTTCGCTATCAAGTGTTTTTTATGTCACTTTATTCTATGGGGTTACGCTTAAGTGAAGGGCTTAACTTAACCATACATGATATTGATAAATCGACAATGCTAGTGCATGTTCGTGAGGGCAAAGGAGGGAAAGACCGTATGGTGCCTATGCCTGAGCACACCCTATTAGCCTTGAGGAATTATTGGACAACACATCGCCACGCGCTCTTGATTTTCCCAGGCCTTCATGTAAATGCGAAAACACACATGGATAAAGGCGGTGTTCAAAAATCCTTAAAAAAAGTACTGCGTGATTGTCGTATTCAAAAGCTCATTAGCCCACATTCACTTCGTCATTGTTTTGCGACTCACCTACTTGAACAAGGGCTTGATTTGCGTTCTTTGCAGCAATTGCTTGGACACGCCAGTCTCAACACCACCGCACGCTACACTCAACTCACCAAAGTTAAACAACGTGATATGTCACGCGCCGTAAATAAATTAACAGATAAGCTCAACATTACATGGTCTGTAAAATGAGTACCTTTATCGATTTACTTCGTCAACATCATCAAGCCCTTGAAACTCAGTATAGCGTTAAATTAACACCTGATATGCGTCACGCGATTTTTGCCATGCTTTCATGTAAAACTGCCCAGCAAGGAAAATCCTTATGGGCTTGTTCATCTTGTGAGCATCATGATAGCCAAGCGCTTTCTTGTGGCAATAGACATTGCCCACAATGTCAGCAAAGTACAACGTCAACGTGGCTTGAAAGACAAAAGCAAAAACGTTTACCTGTTGAGT from Colwellia sp. PAMC 20917 includes these protein-coding regions:
- a CDS encoding site-specific integrase; this translates as MNQLQEQHYNFLYEQHLINLRLQGKRPSTIDAYARAVRRITAFFDKTPDTLTMADLKQYFNSLIQTHSWSTIKLDRNGLQFFYRYTLNKQWEWLSIVKPPQVKRIPDILTVKQVSDVINQTKQLRYQVFFMSLYSMGLRLSEGLNLTIHDIDKSTMLVHVREGKGGKDRMVPMPEHTLLALRNYWTTHRHALLIFPGLHVNAKTHMDKGGVQKSLKKVLRDCRIQKLISPHSLRHCFATHLLEQGLDLRSLQQLLGHASLNTTARYTQLTKVKQRDMSRAVNKLTDKLNITWSVK